A genomic window from Camelina sativa cultivar DH55 chromosome 2, Cs, whole genome shotgun sequence includes:
- the LOC104756581 gene encoding serine/threonine-protein kinase CDL1-like: protein IAEPDATVFPVTPPLPANCGASYEWLDIIEGTLNFCVTFFLGSGSFGEVYRCNFKRNNEVGAVKIQAHNNETGHKEFLAEVTTLHEANHPNVIKLLGRCYGRRNRAIVYEFMPNGTLGRHIFDARLGQVPQGGLEQPTRVLDWSTRMRIAEGVAEGLIYLHDVLKVIYGDLNVGNVLLDSDFVPKLSGFGFATNVIQDNRGLEQNNERIKGTPGYLAPECEYVNLVSTKSDVFSYGAFLLVLFTGKNSFSTAHNLKISDWFLRVWARLGDAPVMTVDAALLNTYSVEGLKSIFQTARLCINAEPRTRPAMRDVVTMVRQAAAFPVIVVPPAQISRFC from the exons ATTGCAGAGCCAGATGCTACTGTTTTCCCTGTAACTCCACCTCTACCTGCAAATTGTGGAGCATCCTATGAATGGCTGGACATCATCGAAGGAACCCTCAATTTCTGtgtgacattttttttggggAGTGGCTCTTTCGGCGAAGTCTATCGCTGCAACTTCAAAAGAAATAACGAG GTTGGAGCTGTGAAGATTCAAGCTCATAACAACGAAACTGGTCATAAAGAGTTCTTGGCAGAGGTTACAACGTTGCATGAAGCTAATCACCCAAACGTGATTAAACTTCTTGGCAGATGTTACGGCCGCAGAAACCGTGCTATAGTTTACGAGTTCATGCCCAATGGCACTCTCGGACGCCACATCTttg ATGCTAGGCTGGGTCAGGTGCCTCAAGGAGGTCTAGAGCAGCCAACTCGGGTTTTGGATTGGTCCACCAGGATGAGGATTGCGGAGGGTGTAGCTGAAGGTTTGATTTATCTACACGATGTGCTTAAAGTGATCTACGGGGATCTTAACGTGGGCAATGTGCTTCTGGATTCTGACTTTGTGCCAAAATTATCTGGCTTTGGATTTGCGACCAATGTTATCCAAGATAACAGAGGTTTAGAGCAAAATAACGAGCGGATCAAGGGAACTCCAGGATACCTGGCCCCGGAATGCGAATACGTTAATTTAGTTTCCACTAAATCAGACGTGTTCAGCTATGGAGCGTTTTTGCTAGTGCTTTTCACGGGAAAAAACTCATTTAGCACTGCTCATAATCTCAAGATCTCAGACTGG tttctgCGAGTATGGGCTAGGCTAGGGGATGCCCCTGTGATGACAGTTGATGCTGCGCTTCTTAACACGTATTCCGTCGAAGGTTTGAAGAGCATATTTCAGACTGCGAGGCTGTGTATAAACGCAGAGCCACGTACACGGCCTGCCATGCGTGATGTGGTAACGATGGTTCGTCAAGCTGCTGCTTTCCCGGTCATAGTGGTACCCCCAGCTCAAATTTCCCGGTTCTGTTAA
- the LOC104737453 gene encoding serine/threonine-protein kinase CDL1-like — translation MSRFFCCVTGETSNSAPPEEVFDDEPIEDTESLNRLWRDELQIPDSRSRQAQEPDAALFPVTPPLPANCGRPYRWREIVDSTVNFRQEFFLGNGNFGQVYRCDFKRTNEVGAVKIQAHNNETGHKEFLAEVTTLHEANHPNVIKLLGRCYGRRNRAIVYEFMPNGTLGRHIFDYMRKSPIPQGLENPTRVLNWGTRMRIAEGVAEGLIYLHDVLKVINQDVKAGNILLDANFVPKLTDFGLATKVVVNRRGVEKRSKITELKGTMGYIAPEAEQSHWVSTKYDVYSYGVFLIVLFTGRKAYDDRERPEAKKKLTDWLMPVLTRLEYAPLVVDVALGKKYSAQGLNRIFETARMCLNAQPLERPAMDFVETLVRESAAYLVPEEQPQVKERRCST, via the exons ATGAGTCGTTTCTTTTGCTGTGTCACAGGAGAAACCTCAAATAGCGCACCGCCGGAAGAAGTGTTTGACGACGAACCAATTGAGGACACCGAATCCCTCAATCGTTTGTGGAGAGATGAACTCCAGATCCCTGACTCTCGCAGTCGTCAAGCTCAAG AGCCAGATGCTGCTCTTTTCCCTGTAACTCCACCTCTACCTGCCAATTGTGGACGACCATATCGATGGCGCGAAATCGTAGACTCAACCGTAAACTTCCGGCAAGAGTTTTTTCTCGGCAATGGCAACTTCGGCCAAGTCTATCGCTGCGATTTCAAAAGAACTAACGAG GTTGGAGCTGTGAAGATTCAAGCTCATAACAACGAAACTGGTCATAAAGAGTTCTTGGCAGAGGTTACAACGTTGCATGAAGCTAATCACCCAAACGTGATTAAACTTCTTGGCAGATGTTACGGCCGCAGAAACCGTGCTATAGTTTACGAGTTCATGCCCAATGGCACTCTCGGACGCCACATCTTTG ATTACATGAGGAAGAGTCCGATACCTCAAGGTCTAGAGAATCCAACTCGGGTTTTGAATTGGGGGACGAGGATGAGAATTGCTGAGGGTGTAGCTGAAGGTCTGATATATCTACACGACGTGCTAAAAGTGATCAACCAAGACGTCAAGGCTGGGAATATTCTACTTGATGCGAACTTTGTGCCGAAGCTGACTGATTTTGGATTGGCGACTAAAGTCGTTGTAAACAGACGCGGCGTTGAGAAGCGGAGCAAGATCACTGAGTTGAAGGGAACTATGGGATACATCGCACCAGAAGCAGAGCAGTCCCACTGGGTTTCGACCAAGTACGATGTCTATAGCTATGGAGTTTTTCTGATTGTGCTCTTCACCGGAAGGAAAGCTTATGATGATCGGGAGAGACCTGAAGCAAAAAAGAAACTCACTGATTGG TTAATGCCAGTGTTGACTAGATTGGAGTATGCGCCTTTGGTTGTTGATGTTGCGCTCGGTAAAAAGTATTCGGCTCAAGGTTTAAACAGAATATTTGAAACAGCGAGGATGTGTTTAAACGCGCAGCCACTTGAACGGCCTGCAATGGATTTTGTGGAAACGTTGGTTCGTGAATCTGCAGCTTACCTGGTCCCAGAGGAGCAGCCCCAGGTGAAAGAGAGACGTTGTTCGACCTAA